One window from the genome of Cyclobacterium amurskyense encodes:
- a CDS encoding HesB/IscA family protein, translating into MIIVSEKAKDRILELRQEENRNDEENIRVSVKGGGCSGLMYDLGFDNVTSESDHVFEDKGVKIIVDRKSLLYLAGTTLEFTDGLNGKGFQFVNPNASRTCGCGESFSI; encoded by the coding sequence ATGATCATCGTTTCAGAAAAAGCCAAGGATCGTATCCTTGAACTTAGACAGGAAGAAAATAGGAATGACGAAGAAAACATAAGGGTATCGGTAAAAGGCGGAGGTTGTTCTGGTTTAATGTACGACTTAGGTTTTGACAATGTCACCTCGGAATCAGACCATGTTTTTGAAGATAAAGGAGTGAAAATAATCGTGGATAGAAAAAGCTTGCTATACCTTGCAGGAACTACTTTAGAGTTTACTGATGGATTAAATGGCAAAGGCTTTCAATTTGTAAACCCAAACGCATCAAGAACATGTGGTTGTGGTGAAAGTTTTTCTATTTAA
- the thiL gene encoding thiamine-phosphate kinase, with product MDKEKRTEISSLGEFGLIDLISEDIKSNHASSIKGIGDDAAVIGDGEDLRVVTTDLLLEGVHFDLSFTPLKHLGFKAVAVNVSDVAAMNAIPTQITVGIGLSSRFSVEAVEELYKGIKLAATHYNVDIVGGDTTSSRAGLVLSITAIGEVKKKDISYRSGAKVNDIICATGDLGGAFVGLQVLEREKQVFLSNPNMQPELDKYPYITQRQLKPDARMDIIHEFKEMGLVPTSMIDISDGLASELFHICKASDVGVAIYEDKLPIDKQTYDTAFELNLDPTTCVLNGGEDYELLFTISQKDFDKLEKHPDIHFIGHVTEKDNGKYLISKSGTALPLKAQGWSHF from the coding sequence ATGGATAAGGAAAAAAGGACTGAAATTTCAAGCCTAGGAGAGTTTGGGCTTATTGATTTGATCAGTGAGGACATAAAAAGCAATCATGCCAGTTCTATCAAAGGAATTGGTGACGATGCGGCAGTGATAGGGGATGGTGAGGATCTTCGGGTAGTGACCACCGACTTGCTTTTAGAAGGTGTTCATTTCGATCTTTCCTTCACACCCTTGAAGCATTTGGGGTTTAAGGCGGTAGCGGTAAATGTCAGTGATGTTGCTGCCATGAATGCCATCCCTACTCAAATTACTGTTGGCATTGGGCTGTCAAGTCGGTTCTCTGTAGAGGCGGTAGAAGAACTATATAAAGGAATCAAGCTTGCGGCAACACATTATAACGTAGATATTGTAGGCGGAGACACTACTTCATCCAGGGCTGGCCTGGTTTTGAGTATTACGGCCATAGGTGAAGTAAAGAAAAAAGACATCAGTTATAGATCCGGTGCGAAGGTCAATGATATCATTTGTGCCACAGGAGATTTAGGCGGGGCATTTGTAGGTTTGCAGGTTTTGGAGCGTGAAAAGCAGGTTTTTTTATCCAATCCCAATATGCAACCTGAGCTTGATAAATATCCATACATTACCCAAAGGCAACTAAAACCAGATGCGAGAATGGATATTATACATGAGTTTAAGGAAATGGGTTTGGTTCCTACTAGCATGATAGATATTTCTGACGGTTTGGCATCAGAACTATTTCATATTTGCAAAGCATCGGATGTAGGTGTGGCCATATATGAAGACAAACTCCCAATTGACAAGCAAACTTATGATACTGCTTTTGAGTTAAATTTAGATCCGACTACTTGTGTCCTAAATGGCGGTGAGGATTATGAATTGCTATTTACAATTAGTCAAAAGGACTTTGATAAACTGGAGAAACACCCAGATATTCATTTTATTGGGCATGTAACTGAAAAAGATAATGGTAAGTACCTTATCAGTAAAAGTGGTACAGCTTTACCTTTAAAAGCCCAAGGCTGGTCTCATTTTTGA
- the rlmD gene encoding 23S rRNA (uracil(1939)-C(5))-methyltransferase RlmD, producing MSRKMKNKVLEQLKIERIAAEGKCVGHHEGKVVFVSNVAPGDVVDVRVTRGKSSFLEAEAIKIHEYSADRVTPFCAHFGVCGGCKWQHISYELQMTYKRQQVIDQFERIAKVPLPEVSPIIGSEKTQYYRNKLDFTFSNNRWLTREEIDSGEVFERNALGFHVPKRFDKIIDIDHCYLQDNISNDVRNELGDFALKEGLTFYDIINQTGLLRNLIIRTTLDGQSMVIVQFGDDDQEGISKTMEFLHQRFPEITALMYIVNLKKNETFQDLDVHTYAGRDYIEETMEGLKFKIGPKSFYQTNSSQAYQLYKVTREFAELSGNEVVYDLYTGTGTIANFIAKKARQVIGIEYVEPAIVDAKENSLRNEIDNTLFYAGDMKDVLDDAFVANHERPNVVITDPPRAGMHEDVVQMLLRLEAKKIVYVSCNPATQARDVALLADKYEIVKIQPVDMFPQTYHVENVVLLKLKEQG from the coding sequence ATGTCAAGAAAAATGAAGAATAAGGTCCTCGAGCAGTTAAAAATCGAAAGAATAGCTGCGGAAGGTAAATGTGTCGGACACCACGAAGGTAAGGTTGTCTTTGTTAGTAATGTAGCTCCTGGTGATGTCGTAGATGTCAGAGTTACCAGAGGGAAAAGTAGCTTTTTGGAAGCTGAGGCAATTAAAATTCACGAATATTCAGCAGACAGGGTTACTCCTTTTTGTGCACACTTTGGGGTTTGTGGTGGTTGTAAATGGCAACATATCTCCTATGAACTCCAGATGACATACAAAAGACAACAAGTGATCGATCAGTTTGAGAGAATTGCTAAGGTTCCATTACCGGAGGTATCTCCTATTATCGGTTCGGAGAAAACCCAATATTACAGAAATAAGTTAGATTTCACTTTTTCGAACAACAGATGGCTAACCCGTGAAGAAATTGATTCCGGAGAAGTATTCGAGCGCAATGCTTTGGGTTTTCATGTTCCTAAAAGGTTTGATAAAATAATTGATATTGACCATTGCTACTTACAGGACAATATTTCCAATGATGTAAGAAATGAATTAGGCGATTTTGCTTTAAAAGAAGGTTTGACTTTTTACGACATAATTAATCAAACAGGATTGTTGCGAAACTTAATCATTAGAACAACCTTGGATGGGCAATCCATGGTCATCGTACAATTTGGAGATGATGATCAAGAGGGAATCTCTAAAACGATGGAATTTCTTCACCAACGTTTCCCTGAAATAACAGCCCTAATGTACATTGTCAATCTTAAAAAGAACGAAACCTTTCAAGATCTGGATGTACATACTTATGCAGGCAGGGATTATATTGAAGAAACAATGGAGGGCTTAAAATTTAAAATAGGCCCCAAATCCTTTTACCAAACCAATAGCTCACAGGCCTATCAGCTTTACAAGGTGACCAGAGAGTTTGCTGAGCTCAGTGGTAATGAAGTTGTTTATGATTTGTATACTGGAACTGGCACCATTGCTAACTTTATTGCTAAAAAAGCAAGGCAAGTAATTGGCATTGAATATGTAGAGCCAGCGATTGTGGATGCAAAAGAGAACTCTCTTCGCAATGAAATAGATAACACATTGTTTTATGCTGGAGACATGAAAGATGTATTGGATGATGCCTTTGTTGCTAACCATGAAAGACCAAATGTAGTGATCACCGATCCTCCAAGGGCAGGCATGCACGAAGATGTTGTTCAGATGCTATTGAGACTTGAGGCCAAAAAAATTGTTTATGTAAGTTGTAACCCCGCCACACAAGCTAGGGATGTAGCATTACTAGCGGACAAATACGAGATTGTCAAAATTCAACCTGTTGACATGTTTCCTCAAACATATCATGTAGAAAATGTAGTTTTATTAAAATTAAAAGAACAAGGATGA
- a CDS encoding DUF4372 domain-containing protein: protein MCDITLFSQIIKKINRSVFKKLVQEMQTDKGFKGFDSCTHLVSMFFYDFAKSTLVRDISNGLRSATGNLNPLYY, encoded by the coding sequence ATGTGTGATATTACATTGTTTTCACAGATTATTAAAAAAATTAACCGTTCAGTTTTCAAAAAATTGGTACAGGAAATGCAAACCGATAAGGGCTTCAAGGGATTTGACAGCTGTACACATCTGGTTTCGATGTTCTTCTACGACTTTGCCAAAAGCACATTGGTAAGGGATATTTCCAATGGGCTTCGATCTGCCACTGGGAACCTTAACCCTCTTTATTACTAA